From Centropristis striata isolate RG_2023a ecotype Rhode Island chromosome 16, C.striata_1.0, whole genome shotgun sequence, a single genomic window includes:
- the iars2 gene encoding isoleucine--tRNA ligase, mitochondrial isoform X4 produces MLLCRVSAVSQTVARWGRRSHRGGGLLHRALSFSASRCHGVSSEEGSAAQPTKANSAQGLYRDTVLLPRSEFPLKLTGQKLLDRELQIQQECGFADLYSWQRERKAKKEFCLHDGPPYANGDPHVGHALNKILKDIRNRFEMLRGRQVHYIPGWDCHGLPIELKALGELGTSGLSPLEIRQKARKFAEGAIARQKAAFQRWGVMADWDQCYYTYDGAYEAAQLKVFQEMHSKELIYQDFKPVLWSPSSRTALAEAELEYNPEHVSRAIYATFPLSTLPPEIASEGLQSISVLVWTTQPWTIPANQAVCYMPNAQYSVVKRADNSQLLLVASERTASVAALLGTELEIVGTFTGSKLEGGICKHPTIPEKEVPLLPANHVTMVKGTGLVHTAPAHGMEDYSVASHFNLVVECMVDEDGKFTELAGPELQSLSVMTEGTDKVISMLKECGALVKEEQCIHSYPYDWRTKQPVIIRPSKQWFINTASLKDKAKEALQKVRVLPESARSSLLTMLDGRTYWCISRQRSWGVPIPVFYHKETGEALINKHTVSHVAALFKEKGSSCWWELPIETLLPEQVLKKSKAGPVTDYVRGEDVLDIWFDSGASWAAVLEESDSRADAYVEGKDQIGGWFQSSLLTSIAVRNKAPYKSLVVHGFAVSEKGEKMSKSLGNVMDPDEVINGGKDPSMQAYGADVLRWWVAESNVFSDVQIGPTALNSAREGINKLRSILKFLLGNLQGFDPRVQAVDPREMHYIDQYMLHLLREYSIKVTDAYSEFDAGRVIRVLQAFITRELSSFYFSIIKDRLYCDPEDSLGRRSCQTVLEEILDGVTRSIAPILPHLAEEVYLHAPGHDQGETLFKSGWIKSSSVWRRPGLEEAVEGACAIRDSFLSSIPGKNAALFDLTIAIEPGLLFELMESLQVEPTSTSSQLAELMMVARVNLASELPRDLPPDALLSHGTFLINLEGGVIREDSAYSIAVVPTSAARCPRCRRYTADSADCLCPRCQTVVSQAH; encoded by the exons ATGCTGCTGTGCCGGGTTTCGGCAGTAAGCCAGACGGTAGCGCGATGGGGACGGAGGTCACACCGGGGAGGCGGCCTCCTCCACCGTGCTCTCTCCTTCAGCGCCAGCCGCTGTCATGGTGTCAGTTCAGAGGAGGGCAGCGCAGCTCAGCCCACTAAGGCCAACTCTGCTCAGGGACTGTACCGAGACACAGTGCTCCTTCCACGGAGTGAGTTTCCACTGAAACTGACTGGACAGAAGCTGCTGGACCGAGAACTCCAGATACAGCAG GAGTGTGGATTTGCAGATTTGTACTCTTGGCAAAGAGAGAGGAAGGCCAAGAAGGAGTTCTGCCTCCATGATGGACCACCATATGCAAATGGAGACCCTCATGTGGGACATGCACTCAACAAG ATCCTTAAAGATATCCGTAACCGTTTTGAGATGCTGAGGGGGCGGCAGGTCCACTACATCCCAGGATGGGACTGCCATGGACTACCCATAGAGCTGAAGGCTCTGGGGGAGCTGGGGACCAGTGGCCTCAGTCCCCTAGAGATCAGACAGAAAG CGCGCAAGTTTGCAGAGGGGGCCATAGCTcgtcagaaggctgctttccaGCGCTGGGGGGTGATGGCTGACTGGGACCAGTGCTACTACACGTATGATGGAGCCTATGAAGCTGCTCAGCTTAAAGTCTTCCAGGAGATGCACAGCAAG GAGTTAATCTACCAGGATTTCAAACCAGTCTTGTGGTCTCCTTCATCAAG AACGGCTCTAGCAGAGGCAGAATTGGAGTACAACCCTGAGCATGTGAGCAGAGCAATCTATGCCACGTTCCCCTTGAGCACACTGCCACCTGAGATTGCCTCAGAAg GTTTGCAAAGTATTTCTGTGTTGGTGTGGACCACCCAGCCTTGGACCATTCCTGCCAACCAGGCTGTCTGCTACATGCCCAACGCCCA GTACTCTGTGGTGAAGAGGGCAGACAACTCTCAGCTGCTGTTGGTGGCAAGTGAGCGCACAGCCAGCGTGGCAGCACTGCTGGGCACAGAGCTGGAGATTGTAGGCACCTTCACAg GCTCAAAACTTGAGGGTGGGATCTGCAAACATCCAACAATTCCTGAGAAGGAAGTGCCACTATTGCCGGCAAATCATGTTACTATGGTAAAAGGAACAGGATTGGTCCACACAGCTCCAGCTCATGGCATGGAGGATTACAGCGTGGCTTCACATTTTAATCTGGTGGTG GAGTGTATGGTGGATGAGGACGGCAAGTTCACTGAGCTGGCCGGCCCTGAGCTGCAGAGTCTGTCTGTAATGACAGAAGGCACTGATAAAG tgaTTTCTATGCTGAAGGAGTGTGGGGCTCTGGTGAAGGAGGAGCAGTGCATCCACAGTTACCCGTACGACTGGAGGACGAAGCAGCCTGTCATCATCAGGCCCAGTAAACAGTGGTTTATCAACACAGCGTCACTTAAAGACAAGGCCAAG GAGGCACTGCAGAAGGTGCGTGTTTTGCCAGAGTCAGCAAGGAGCAGCCTGTTGACCATGCTGGACGGACGGACGTACTGGTGCATCTCCAGACAGAGGAGCTGGGGCGTCCCAATCCCAGTCttctaccacaaagagactggaGAAGCTCTCATCAACAA ACATACAGTGTCCCATGTAGCAGCGCTCTTCAAAGAAAAGGGCAGCAGTTGTTGGTGGGAGCTTCCTATTGAGACTTTGCTGCCAGAACAAGTGCTCAAGAag AGTAAAGCAGGTCCAGTGACTGACTACGTTCGTGGGGAAGACGTCCTGGACATCTGGTTTGACAGCGGAGCTTCATGGGCTGCTGTTCTCGAAG agTCCGACTCCAGGGCAGATGCTTATGTGGAAGGGAAGGACCAGATTGGAGGCTGGTTTCAGTCCTCGCTGCTCACCAGCATAGCCGTCAGGAACAAGGCACCTTATAA gtctcTGGTTGTCCATGGCTTTGCTGTGAGTGAGAAAGGAGAAAAGATGTCCAAGTCTCTGGGAAACGTTATGGATCCAGATGAGGTCATTAATGGAGGGAAG gaccccagtatgcaggcCTACGGGGCAGATGTGCTGCGTTGGTGGGTGGCAGAGTCAAACGTCTTCTCTGACGTTCAGATTGGACCCACTGCCCTCAACTCAGCCAGAGAGGGCATCAACAAG TTGAGGAGCATTCTGAAGTTCTTGCTTGGCAACCTTCAGGGCTTCGACCCTCGGGTGCAGGCTGTGGACCCCAGAGAGATGCACTACATTGATCAGTACATGTTGCACCTGCTCCGTGAGTACAGCATCAAG GTGACAGACGCCTACAGTGAGTTTGATGCCGGCAGAGTAATCCGTGTCCTCCAGGCCTTCATCACCAGGGAACTCTCCAGCTTTTATTTCAGCATCATCAAAGACAG GTTGTACTGTGATCCAGAGGACTCGTTGGGCAGAAGATCATGTCAGACTGTGTTAGAGGAAATTCTGGATGGAGTGACCAGATCCATAGCTCCCATCCTGCCACATCTAGCTGAAGAGGTCTACCTGCACGCACCAGGACATGACC AAGGGGAGACGTTATTTAAAAGCGGCTGGATCAAAAGCAGTTCTGTGTGGCGCCGACCAGGACTGGAGGAGGCGGTAGAGGGGGCCTGTGCCATCAGGGACTCCTTCCTGTCTTCCATTCCAGGCAAAAATGCAGCTCTGTTTGACCTCACGATTGCCATTGAACCTGGTTTGCTGTTTGAGCTCATGGAG TCTCTCCAAGTGGaacccacctccacctcctcacaGCTGGCTGAGCTGATGATGGTAGCACGGGTCAACCTGGCCAGTGAGCTGCCCCGCGACCTGCCCCCTGACGCCCTGCTGAGCCACGGCACCTTCCTCATCAACCTGGAAG GTGGTGTTATCCGTGAGGACAGTGCCTACAGTATAGCAGTGGTGCCCACCTCTGCTGCCCGGTGCCCGCGGTGCCGGCGATACACCGCAGACTCAGCAGACTGCCTGTGCCCGCGCTGCCAGACTGTCGTTTCACAGGCTCACTGA
- the iars2 gene encoding isoleucine--tRNA ligase, mitochondrial isoform X2, with translation MLLCRVSAVSQTVARWGRRSHRGGGLLHRALSFSASRCHGVSSEEGSAAQPTKANSAQGLYRDTVLLPRSEFPLKLTGQKLLDRELQIQQECGFADLYSWQRERKAKKEFCLHDGPPYANGDPHVGHALNKILKDIRNRFEMLRGRQVHYIPGWDCHGLPIELKALGELGTSGLSPLEIRQKARKFAEGAIARQKAAFQRWGVMADWDQCYYTYDGAYEAAQLKVFQEMHSKELIYQDFKPVLWSPSSRTALAEAELEYNPEHVSRAIYATFPLSTLPPEIASEGLQSISVLVWTTQPWTIPANQAVCYMPNAQYSVVKRADNSQLLLVASERTASVAALLGTELEIVGTFTGSKLEGGICKHPTIPEKEVPLLPANHVTMVKGTGLVHTAPAHGMEDYSVASHFNLVVECMVDEDGKFTELAGPELQSLSVMTEGTDKVISMLKECGALVKEEQCIHSYPYDWRTKQPVIIRPSKQWFINTASLKDKAKEALQKVRVLPESARSSLLTMLDGRTYWCISRQRSWGVPIPVFYHKETGEALINKHTVSHVAALFKEKGSSCWWELPIETLLPEQVLKKSKAGPVTDYVRGEDVLDIWFDSGASWAAVLEEEMEGDTEEPESRLSWLPAPLRKPLVTESDSRADAYVEGKDQIGGWFQSSLLTSIAVRNKAPYKSLVVHGFAVSEKGEKMSKSLGNVMDPDEVINGGKDPSMQAYGADVLRWWVAESNVFSDVQIGPTALNSAREGINKLRSILKFLLGNLQGFDPRVQAVDPREMHYIDQYMLHLLREYSIKVTDAYSEFDAGRVIRVLQAFITRELSSFYFSIIKDRLYCDPEDSLGRRSCQTVLEEILDGVTRSIAPILPHLAEEVYLHAPGHDQGETLFKSGWIKSSSVWRRPGLEEAVEGACAIRDSFLSSIPGKNAALFDLTIAIEPGLLFELMESLQVEPTSTSSQLAELMMVARVNLASELPRDLPPDALLSHGTFLINLEGGVIREDSAYSIAVVPTSAARCPRCRRYTADSADCLCPRCQTVVSQAH, from the exons ATGCTGCTGTGCCGGGTTTCGGCAGTAAGCCAGACGGTAGCGCGATGGGGACGGAGGTCACACCGGGGAGGCGGCCTCCTCCACCGTGCTCTCTCCTTCAGCGCCAGCCGCTGTCATGGTGTCAGTTCAGAGGAGGGCAGCGCAGCTCAGCCCACTAAGGCCAACTCTGCTCAGGGACTGTACCGAGACACAGTGCTCCTTCCACGGAGTGAGTTTCCACTGAAACTGACTGGACAGAAGCTGCTGGACCGAGAACTCCAGATACAGCAG GAGTGTGGATTTGCAGATTTGTACTCTTGGCAAAGAGAGAGGAAGGCCAAGAAGGAGTTCTGCCTCCATGATGGACCACCATATGCAAATGGAGACCCTCATGTGGGACATGCACTCAACAAG ATCCTTAAAGATATCCGTAACCGTTTTGAGATGCTGAGGGGGCGGCAGGTCCACTACATCCCAGGATGGGACTGCCATGGACTACCCATAGAGCTGAAGGCTCTGGGGGAGCTGGGGACCAGTGGCCTCAGTCCCCTAGAGATCAGACAGAAAG CGCGCAAGTTTGCAGAGGGGGCCATAGCTcgtcagaaggctgctttccaGCGCTGGGGGGTGATGGCTGACTGGGACCAGTGCTACTACACGTATGATGGAGCCTATGAAGCTGCTCAGCTTAAAGTCTTCCAGGAGATGCACAGCAAG GAGTTAATCTACCAGGATTTCAAACCAGTCTTGTGGTCTCCTTCATCAAG AACGGCTCTAGCAGAGGCAGAATTGGAGTACAACCCTGAGCATGTGAGCAGAGCAATCTATGCCACGTTCCCCTTGAGCACACTGCCACCTGAGATTGCCTCAGAAg GTTTGCAAAGTATTTCTGTGTTGGTGTGGACCACCCAGCCTTGGACCATTCCTGCCAACCAGGCTGTCTGCTACATGCCCAACGCCCA GTACTCTGTGGTGAAGAGGGCAGACAACTCTCAGCTGCTGTTGGTGGCAAGTGAGCGCACAGCCAGCGTGGCAGCACTGCTGGGCACAGAGCTGGAGATTGTAGGCACCTTCACAg GCTCAAAACTTGAGGGTGGGATCTGCAAACATCCAACAATTCCTGAGAAGGAAGTGCCACTATTGCCGGCAAATCATGTTACTATGGTAAAAGGAACAGGATTGGTCCACACAGCTCCAGCTCATGGCATGGAGGATTACAGCGTGGCTTCACATTTTAATCTGGTGGTG GAGTGTATGGTGGATGAGGACGGCAAGTTCACTGAGCTGGCCGGCCCTGAGCTGCAGAGTCTGTCTGTAATGACAGAAGGCACTGATAAAG tgaTTTCTATGCTGAAGGAGTGTGGGGCTCTGGTGAAGGAGGAGCAGTGCATCCACAGTTACCCGTACGACTGGAGGACGAAGCAGCCTGTCATCATCAGGCCCAGTAAACAGTGGTTTATCAACACAGCGTCACTTAAAGACAAGGCCAAG GAGGCACTGCAGAAGGTGCGTGTTTTGCCAGAGTCAGCAAGGAGCAGCCTGTTGACCATGCTGGACGGACGGACGTACTGGTGCATCTCCAGACAGAGGAGCTGGGGCGTCCCAATCCCAGTCttctaccacaaagagactggaGAAGCTCTCATCAACAA ACATACAGTGTCCCATGTAGCAGCGCTCTTCAAAGAAAAGGGCAGCAGTTGTTGGTGGGAGCTTCCTATTGAGACTTTGCTGCCAGAACAAGTGCTCAAGAag AGTAAAGCAGGTCCAGTGACTGACTACGTTCGTGGGGAAGACGTCCTGGACATCTGGTTTGACAGCGGAGCTTCATGGGCTGCTGTTCTCGAAG aggagatggagggagaCACTGAGGAGCCTGAGTCACGTCTCAGCTGGCTCCCTGCTCCGCTGCGTAAACCTCTGGTCACAG agTCCGACTCCAGGGCAGATGCTTATGTGGAAGGGAAGGACCAGATTGGAGGCTGGTTTCAGTCCTCGCTGCTCACCAGCATAGCCGTCAGGAACAAGGCACCTTATAA gtctcTGGTTGTCCATGGCTTTGCTGTGAGTGAGAAAGGAGAAAAGATGTCCAAGTCTCTGGGAAACGTTATGGATCCAGATGAGGTCATTAATGGAGGGAAG gaccccagtatgcaggcCTACGGGGCAGATGTGCTGCGTTGGTGGGTGGCAGAGTCAAACGTCTTCTCTGACGTTCAGATTGGACCCACTGCCCTCAACTCAGCCAGAGAGGGCATCAACAAG TTGAGGAGCATTCTGAAGTTCTTGCTTGGCAACCTTCAGGGCTTCGACCCTCGGGTGCAGGCTGTGGACCCCAGAGAGATGCACTACATTGATCAGTACATGTTGCACCTGCTCCGTGAGTACAGCATCAAG GTGACAGACGCCTACAGTGAGTTTGATGCCGGCAGAGTAATCCGTGTCCTCCAGGCCTTCATCACCAGGGAACTCTCCAGCTTTTATTTCAGCATCATCAAAGACAG GTTGTACTGTGATCCAGAGGACTCGTTGGGCAGAAGATCATGTCAGACTGTGTTAGAGGAAATTCTGGATGGAGTGACCAGATCCATAGCTCCCATCCTGCCACATCTAGCTGAAGAGGTCTACCTGCACGCACCAGGACATGACC AAGGGGAGACGTTATTTAAAAGCGGCTGGATCAAAAGCAGTTCTGTGTGGCGCCGACCAGGACTGGAGGAGGCGGTAGAGGGGGCCTGTGCCATCAGGGACTCCTTCCTGTCTTCCATTCCAGGCAAAAATGCAGCTCTGTTTGACCTCACGATTGCCATTGAACCTGGTTTGCTGTTTGAGCTCATGGAG TCTCTCCAAGTGGaacccacctccacctcctcacaGCTGGCTGAGCTGATGATGGTAGCACGGGTCAACCTGGCCAGTGAGCTGCCCCGCGACCTGCCCCCTGACGCCCTGCTGAGCCACGGCACCTTCCTCATCAACCTGGAAG GTGGTGTTATCCGTGAGGACAGTGCCTACAGTATAGCAGTGGTGCCCACCTCTGCTGCCCGGTGCCCGCGGTGCCGGCGATACACCGCAGACTCAGCAGACTGCCTGTGCCCGCGCTGCCAGACTGTCGTTTCACAGGCTCACTGA
- the iars2 gene encoding isoleucine--tRNA ligase, mitochondrial isoform X3, with product MLLCRVSAVSQTVARWGRRSHRGGGLLHRALSFSASRCHGVSSEEGSAAQPTKANSAQGLYRDTVLLPRSEFPLKLTGQKLLDRELQIQQECGFADLYSWQRERKAKKEFCLHDGPPYANGDPHVGHALNKILKDIRNRFEMLRGRQVHYIPGWDCHGLPIELKALGELGTSGLSPLEIRQKARKFAEGAIARQKAAFQRWGVMADWDQCYYTYDGAYEAAQLKVFQEMHSKELIYQDFKPVLWSPSSRTALAEAELEYNPEHVSRAIYATFPLSTLPPEIASEAGLQSISVLVWTTQPWTIPANQAVCYMPNAQYSVVKRADNSQLLLVASERTASVAALLGTELEIVGTFTGSKLEGGICKHPTIPEKEVPLLPANHVTMVKGTGLVHTAPAHGMEDYSVASHFNLVVECMVDEDGKFTELAGPELQSLSVMTEGTDKVISMLKECGALVKEEQCIHSYPYDWRTKQPVIIRPSKQWFINTASLKDKAKEALQKVRVLPESARSSLLTMLDGRTYWCISRQRSWGVPIPVFYHKETGEALINKHTVSHVAALFKEKGSSCWWELPIETLLPEQVLKKSKAGPVTDYVRGEDVLDIWFDSGASWAAVLEESDSRADAYVEGKDQIGGWFQSSLLTSIAVRNKAPYKSLVVHGFAVSEKGEKMSKSLGNVMDPDEVINGGKDPSMQAYGADVLRWWVAESNVFSDVQIGPTALNSAREGINKLRSILKFLLGNLQGFDPRVQAVDPREMHYIDQYMLHLLREYSIKVTDAYSEFDAGRVIRVLQAFITRELSSFYFSIIKDRLYCDPEDSLGRRSCQTVLEEILDGVTRSIAPILPHLAEEVYLHAPGHDQGETLFKSGWIKSSSVWRRPGLEEAVEGACAIRDSFLSSIPGKNAALFDLTIAIEPGLLFELMESLQVEPTSTSSQLAELMMVARVNLASELPRDLPPDALLSHGTFLINLEGGVIREDSAYSIAVVPTSAARCPRCRRYTADSADCLCPRCQTVVSQAH from the exons ATGCTGCTGTGCCGGGTTTCGGCAGTAAGCCAGACGGTAGCGCGATGGGGACGGAGGTCACACCGGGGAGGCGGCCTCCTCCACCGTGCTCTCTCCTTCAGCGCCAGCCGCTGTCATGGTGTCAGTTCAGAGGAGGGCAGCGCAGCTCAGCCCACTAAGGCCAACTCTGCTCAGGGACTGTACCGAGACACAGTGCTCCTTCCACGGAGTGAGTTTCCACTGAAACTGACTGGACAGAAGCTGCTGGACCGAGAACTCCAGATACAGCAG GAGTGTGGATTTGCAGATTTGTACTCTTGGCAAAGAGAGAGGAAGGCCAAGAAGGAGTTCTGCCTCCATGATGGACCACCATATGCAAATGGAGACCCTCATGTGGGACATGCACTCAACAAG ATCCTTAAAGATATCCGTAACCGTTTTGAGATGCTGAGGGGGCGGCAGGTCCACTACATCCCAGGATGGGACTGCCATGGACTACCCATAGAGCTGAAGGCTCTGGGGGAGCTGGGGACCAGTGGCCTCAGTCCCCTAGAGATCAGACAGAAAG CGCGCAAGTTTGCAGAGGGGGCCATAGCTcgtcagaaggctgctttccaGCGCTGGGGGGTGATGGCTGACTGGGACCAGTGCTACTACACGTATGATGGAGCCTATGAAGCTGCTCAGCTTAAAGTCTTCCAGGAGATGCACAGCAAG GAGTTAATCTACCAGGATTTCAAACCAGTCTTGTGGTCTCCTTCATCAAG AACGGCTCTAGCAGAGGCAGAATTGGAGTACAACCCTGAGCATGTGAGCAGAGCAATCTATGCCACGTTCCCCTTGAGCACACTGCCACCTGAGATTGCCTCAGAAg CAGGTTTGCAAAGTATTTCTGTGTTGGTGTGGACCACCCAGCCTTGGACCATTCCTGCCAACCAGGCTGTCTGCTACATGCCCAACGCCCA GTACTCTGTGGTGAAGAGGGCAGACAACTCTCAGCTGCTGTTGGTGGCAAGTGAGCGCACAGCCAGCGTGGCAGCACTGCTGGGCACAGAGCTGGAGATTGTAGGCACCTTCACAg GCTCAAAACTTGAGGGTGGGATCTGCAAACATCCAACAATTCCTGAGAAGGAAGTGCCACTATTGCCGGCAAATCATGTTACTATGGTAAAAGGAACAGGATTGGTCCACACAGCTCCAGCTCATGGCATGGAGGATTACAGCGTGGCTTCACATTTTAATCTGGTGGTG GAGTGTATGGTGGATGAGGACGGCAAGTTCACTGAGCTGGCCGGCCCTGAGCTGCAGAGTCTGTCTGTAATGACAGAAGGCACTGATAAAG tgaTTTCTATGCTGAAGGAGTGTGGGGCTCTGGTGAAGGAGGAGCAGTGCATCCACAGTTACCCGTACGACTGGAGGACGAAGCAGCCTGTCATCATCAGGCCCAGTAAACAGTGGTTTATCAACACAGCGTCACTTAAAGACAAGGCCAAG GAGGCACTGCAGAAGGTGCGTGTTTTGCCAGAGTCAGCAAGGAGCAGCCTGTTGACCATGCTGGACGGACGGACGTACTGGTGCATCTCCAGACAGAGGAGCTGGGGCGTCCCAATCCCAGTCttctaccacaaagagactggaGAAGCTCTCATCAACAA ACATACAGTGTCCCATGTAGCAGCGCTCTTCAAAGAAAAGGGCAGCAGTTGTTGGTGGGAGCTTCCTATTGAGACTTTGCTGCCAGAACAAGTGCTCAAGAag AGTAAAGCAGGTCCAGTGACTGACTACGTTCGTGGGGAAGACGTCCTGGACATCTGGTTTGACAGCGGAGCTTCATGGGCTGCTGTTCTCGAAG agTCCGACTCCAGGGCAGATGCTTATGTGGAAGGGAAGGACCAGATTGGAGGCTGGTTTCAGTCCTCGCTGCTCACCAGCATAGCCGTCAGGAACAAGGCACCTTATAA gtctcTGGTTGTCCATGGCTTTGCTGTGAGTGAGAAAGGAGAAAAGATGTCCAAGTCTCTGGGAAACGTTATGGATCCAGATGAGGTCATTAATGGAGGGAAG gaccccagtatgcaggcCTACGGGGCAGATGTGCTGCGTTGGTGGGTGGCAGAGTCAAACGTCTTCTCTGACGTTCAGATTGGACCCACTGCCCTCAACTCAGCCAGAGAGGGCATCAACAAG TTGAGGAGCATTCTGAAGTTCTTGCTTGGCAACCTTCAGGGCTTCGACCCTCGGGTGCAGGCTGTGGACCCCAGAGAGATGCACTACATTGATCAGTACATGTTGCACCTGCTCCGTGAGTACAGCATCAAG GTGACAGACGCCTACAGTGAGTTTGATGCCGGCAGAGTAATCCGTGTCCTCCAGGCCTTCATCACCAGGGAACTCTCCAGCTTTTATTTCAGCATCATCAAAGACAG GTTGTACTGTGATCCAGAGGACTCGTTGGGCAGAAGATCATGTCAGACTGTGTTAGAGGAAATTCTGGATGGAGTGACCAGATCCATAGCTCCCATCCTGCCACATCTAGCTGAAGAGGTCTACCTGCACGCACCAGGACATGACC AAGGGGAGACGTTATTTAAAAGCGGCTGGATCAAAAGCAGTTCTGTGTGGCGCCGACCAGGACTGGAGGAGGCGGTAGAGGGGGCCTGTGCCATCAGGGACTCCTTCCTGTCTTCCATTCCAGGCAAAAATGCAGCTCTGTTTGACCTCACGATTGCCATTGAACCTGGTTTGCTGTTTGAGCTCATGGAG TCTCTCCAAGTGGaacccacctccacctcctcacaGCTGGCTGAGCTGATGATGGTAGCACGGGTCAACCTGGCCAGTGAGCTGCCCCGCGACCTGCCCCCTGACGCCCTGCTGAGCCACGGCACCTTCCTCATCAACCTGGAAG GTGGTGTTATCCGTGAGGACAGTGCCTACAGTATAGCAGTGGTGCCCACCTCTGCTGCCCGGTGCCCGCGGTGCCGGCGATACACCGCAGACTCAGCAGACTGCCTGTGCCCGCGCTGCCAGACTGTCGTTTCACAGGCTCACTGA